The following proteins are encoded in a genomic region of Candidatus Limnocylindria bacterium:
- the aroQ gene encoding type II 3-dehydroquinate dehydratase, with protein MKRYLLVNGPNLNTLGTREPQIYGTTTLDEVVARCTAVAREGGATLVAFQSNHEGALIDFLQQQAAADGAIINPGGLAHTSVVLRDAVAACKFPVVEVHISDVTKREPFRHHSYLADVTGNQVIGLGVVGYEVALRWLIEETRKQ; from the coding sequence ATGAAGCGCTATCTACTCGTGAACGGGCCCAACCTGAACACGCTGGGCACGCGCGAGCCCCAGATCTACGGCACGACCACGCTCGATGAGGTCGTTGCCCGTTGCACAGCGGTCGCGCGCGAGGGTGGCGCGACGCTGGTGGCCTTCCAGTCGAACCACGAGGGAGCGCTCATCGACTTCCTGCAGCAGCAAGCCGCGGCCGATGGTGCCATCATCAATCCTGGAGGACTCGCCCACACGTCGGTCGTCCTGCGTGACGCAGTCGCGGCCTGCAAATTCCCGGTCGTCGAGGTGCACATCAGCGACGTCACGAAGCGCGAGCCATTCCGTCACCATAGCTATCTTGCGGACGTGACCGGCAACCAGGTGATCGGCCTGGGTGTCGTGGGCTACGAGGTCGCGCTTCGCTGGCTCATCGAGGAGACGAGGAAGCAGTGA